One Bemisia tabaci chromosome 4, PGI_BMITA_v3 genomic window, AAAGTCATACTCAATAGTCGTAATTTTGTTTGTTAAATATCTCAGAAAAAAATCCCTGTGATCTGAATAGACGTTTGCCGActaaagaggagagaaaaaggaCCTAAAATGACTTTCAAAACTGGCTCCtacaaaatatgtaaaaaagacATGAAATAGACAATACAAGAAATAAGGGGTCaaaaagcaatatttttaataatatcacagcaattattgataatttttcttctaaagtCTACAAGCAAGTAGAAAATTCATACATGGCTCTTCTGTACAGAAACTCATTCTGAGATTCAAAATGAGAGATTGTAATGATTATTTTGCTGGTGGCTAGTTTTGTTTCTCCTGTGAACCtgtaaaatggccgaaattttcTGGTGTTCCGATTCTAACTATAATTTTTGTTAGATTTCAAAGTTTGGTTTTTTCTTACTATCCTTTGTCTAAAAACACTATTTACAGTTTAAGTTAACTCAAAAATGTCGGATTAAAATTCAACTTTGCAGATAATGGTGAGTGCTACCCGCGcaaaactcaaattttgaatttgaaattaaCTTGTTGAAAATTCCTCTCCTGATCACTTCGACTCAGAGCACTATAGTTGTTTTACGTATGCATCGTCACGTACTAGAATTCACATTTTAGAGACATCAtgacacatttttttacattggtGCGATAGAGCATTAACTTTTATAGTTTTAAAACACATCATGCGCTATACTATGCTTTTCATACGGTGCTAACATTTGCACCACCTGCTTTCACTGTGCTGTTAAAATAGATATGAAAATAAGGCTAACAATATGACTTGTGATGAATCTTAAACTTTTAATTTGTGTTATGTCAATAGGAACTCACatcaaaaaacttgaaaaatgagACAAGTTTATCTTTGGGACCATACTGACGCTCCAAGtctctgaagaagaaaaaattggttaACGATGCGTTGAATAGCTGTGGATGAGCACGAGCAATCTTAATCAATTTCAATCTCTCCTTGCTTGAATCTCGCCCTCGCCAAAACGCCTTTGGAATTTTACTCTCCCATTTCAGGTCTATGTTACCTTGAACCGAAAGCATATCAAGACTCactctgagagaaaaaaagaaaataggaaaattaataaaatttgaaaagcgtATTCCTTCTTCAGCACACTGAATGATTACTTTGATTCACACATGATTTTTTGGGGActaaatccttttttttattttaccaattttttctttctggcCGGCaaaattgtggttttttttttctttttctcaaactACGGTATAAAtcacgtgtttttagcaatACCATGGCAATTTATATGCACAGAGCCATAGAAAGGtcattactttgaaatttctgaggaaaaaggCATTTTCGGTTTTCACATGAGAAGGCCAATTTGATAAGTGGGGAGGCAGAACTTTTTGCATCCCTGTTATTTCAAACCCTGTCTGGTGGTTCATTGGTAAACTAGGCTGAGTTTGCTGAATAAGCAAATTGTGAACCCAAAAAACACAATGCtacaaacattttttaatcTATGGTACTACATACAAAAAGAATTAGCATATCAACCTTGCATCATCAGTATTTAATTgaacaacaaaaaatattacCTGCCCATGTTTTCTAGAACTGATTCAGTGAGATCATAAGTTGGCATAACGATATCCTGAGTTGAATTTGAGCCACACCAAGAAAACAAGGGTATCGGTGTGTTCTTATTTGAAAGAGGCCAGTCACCAAGATTCACAAAGAGCTCTATATCTGGTAAAGAGACTTTCCTACTTAGCGACAGAAGAATAGCATCCATGAACATCTTGAATCCTACATGTTCACCATAGCATTTGCGATAGATCTGGAAAATGGCAGGATGGCAGAACATTAGATGTAATTACAGTGGATGAGTGTTAGCCACATAGTATAGGTAAATTTCATGATCATTCACATTACAAATAAATCCACAAGCTCCTTTGGAAAATGTGTTCATTCACATTTCACAAGCAAAGAGACCTCAAATCATTGAGGAAAATGTTTAGGAGAAGAAATTTTAGTTAAAgcgggttaaaaaaaaaaaaaaaaaaaaaattcttccttCAAAAACCGCTACTAGAGATAACTTTAACCTTCCTGAACTTGACAACACCTTCAAGaatgtaaaatttgacccactagTTGTgagtatgtatttttctacaaGTTACAAAATGGGAATGATAAACTTGCTTGAAGTTGCATTTTATAAATATGAAAACTGGATCTTTAATGCACAGcccaattcttttttttttttttttttttttttttttttttttaaaatctaaaccTGGGCTGATATGTACAATGCAAATACATAAATCAATCTCATGATGATTTTCAACATGACCGAGCTGAATTTCGGCCATGCTATGACTAAAACTCACCTGGTTATTCAAAACGACATAGTTACAAATGCTTGCTGATCGtgaattctcaaattttttgacCACCACCTTGTGAATTTCATCTAGGTTGACATTCTTGAATGACTGGAGATCTTTGAGGACTTGAGCATACTCTGAATTGCATTCATTGTCTTTCAGCCACTGAGGTACAGAGGAAATGGGACAAAAACATTCATCAGGATACACTGGATCTAGgagtagagaaaaaaaaaatgtacttaagAACAAAAACAGCTAAAGATTGGAAAAAGGGGCTTTGTAGACTTTAAAATCAAGATGACATTTGCACTATTGTGAGCTCCTCTACCAATTTACTTAAGGCAAAACTCCATAAGAATACTAAGAAAACTAATAATTCCATAAGGAAACTATGAAGATCTGACGACAGTTTCATTTTTAAAGCATCTCCTCTTATCTGTCCATTCTAATTGCCTATTCCTTATTGTCATCTTCCAAAGCATGATTACAGGAGATGGTGTCGATGGTAGAATCCACTTTCTTTTGTATTGAGTGTTGTGTGATTTGTGTGTTACAATTGGAGAATCGAGCCGTGTCATAAAGTATTCAGGTCTTCTCGAATTAGTTTATGCAAAAGAGGACAACCACTTTTGAATGCATGCGTGTAAAGGATAGCGAAGGGAGGAAGGATTTAGGGACTCTTGTACCTCCTACAGGTAGGTGTACAATTAAAGATTTCAGGTAAATAAACTATGTATGCTGGAATTTTGTGCCAGTATTTATTAAGCTATTGTCAATTGTCAAAGGTTTTCTTAATGCATGCGCAGACCAAAAATCAATTAATAGAGCTCCTACTGAAGACTTAAGAGTAGAAGCACCCTACATGACTATTAGTCAAATACATTACATATTATTTACAAATAAACGCATagatgcatttaaaaaaaaggagtctATCTGGGTATTCTTTATGCTTAAGTATAGTATGCATATTGGTTTAAATACAGAATACGTACACACATTCAGCATTTCCATCTGGTGTAAGTAGACTTTCATTTGCACTAATGTGACCATGTATTAGTCTTAGTCTGGAGAaatatttccaatgaaaaatagGACACGGGAATAGAGGAGGAACAGAACAGGAACTTCGAACACatgaaaagaagatgaaaagaaTCGAAGTCCATGTTCAAGTgaagaaatgtttatttttagggaGCACTAGTGATTAATACTTCACAGTGGGTAAAACAAGAAAGGTTGACATTATTTTTGGGTTGGCATACATTTTCTACCTTTAAAGCAGAAGCTGATAAATGTGTAGCTTTAAGTGAAAAGAGGAGGGAAGTGCACCTTAGTGAACAGTGATGTGAAGGCTGCCTTAAGAATTGTGAATAAAGAACATTTTGTACCGTAAAAAATCTCCTAATATTAGTTTCACACTTGTTGTTGATAAGTGAttcattttgtgaaatttgtttCCTGTTTGCAGTCTTGTGTACTGATACGTGTATGATATGAAATGGATAATACAAAGGACCATCACCAAGGAtaccatttgaaaatgaaagagagaaggaaaatgaGACAAGATGCGATTGAGGATTCAAGTGCCACCATTCCGAGATTTAGTGAGAATGCACATATCACCTTGAAACTTATATGGTGAACCTCCTACATGTGTATTTCTTGAAGTGAGGATCTCAATTTCGAAATCATAACAGATTTCGTACAATTTATACCTTACAATGAATGAGCCATCTTTTTTGTCGAGAATATTCGTCCATACACGGCATTGGTGTCTTTTGATGGAATGACCATTAATCCTTACTTTGAAAGGGTCCTTCAACTGGTTCTTGATCCTAAAACATCAATATACAACATAATTACAGTTATAAATgaggagaaatatttttatGCAGGCTACGAAAGAAATTAGTCAAAaagatttttttatctttcagtAGGTAGTGATAATCTGCGTTAATGATTTTCGTTTGCAACTTACCAAAtgagtttgaaaaattaatcaataaagaaaatatggATTACTGGAACCCGCTTAAATTGTGATTTAGCTGCCAGGGGTTAACAATAATGTGCCATCGCGACTGATAGGTAACTTTAATTCTTCTTCCTTTCAATCATGGATGACAAGATTAgagagcagaaaaaaaagataaaaacttCGCTAGGAACAGCAGCATCCTTagccctgcccccccccccccttcccctacCATCCAGGTTTAGCCCTGACGATAAATTCTGAAatatttagcaaaaaaaaaaattaaaacttgaagAGGAAGTgaatgaaatgttcatttaaGTACTGCAATGACTGAGCACGAATAAGTCCATTTTCTGGGATGAGAACCATCTGAATGTTGGTGGGATTGAAATTAGCTTTAGGAGTTATTTACTTTTTGTTTGAATGATCATTTTATCAGACCagacatttaattttaattacatttcaaGTTAAATTATTCTGTAAGACATACCTATAAGTTAAGGCATtaagttttgatgaaaaaaaggtgGTATGAATTTCTCAAGTGGATTATTTGCTTCAtagttattccatttaaacgtCAAAGGAGTCCAGGAATTTTATGGGTATTTTGAATGATACAGATAACTATCCAAATAATTAGGAATCTGTGGTCTCCTCTAGCGAAAGTTAAGCTACTTCAAAAGTTAAGCAAGTATTGAAGCTCTTCAGGTCTAATGTCTGTATTAGAAATGGGAAACAAAATTAATATTCTAGGCTTCCAACTACTGTGCCTGCATCCTAAATGGGATATACACTTTTTGGCGAGAATTTTATCAATGAATACCTCAACTTCTCATCTGACAGGCTATCAGATGCAATGATCCCCTGCATGCAAAGTCATCCGGACAGGCCAGACTTGGCTaaaatatttgatcaaaaatgcATCAAAAATACGAgcaaaaacttactttttggcaTTGTCATCCACAAGTTGCACAAAAAAATATCTGGCAGGTGAAATGATTTTCACCGGATTTAGACCAGGACCCCATACTTTTGACTGTCTTTCATTGAACAGTAAGGCTGTTATATAATTAACTAAGTAAATATTGAAAAAGAAGATGacaaaaaatactttgaattctttaaaaatcatTGCAAGATGAAGACAGTGCCCAAGTGAAATAAACATTCAGTCCTCGTTAAGCATGACAAGGAGCATCGTATCCATGACCTCTGACACAAACCTCCGCAGGCAGtcatggagaaaatattgaagcaCACTTGTACAAGATTTAGCGTTATTTCAATGTAATAATGAAATAAGAGACTACACTAAAAACGAAACCTGTATCTAAATCTAAACTTCTCGAAGTCCTTCATCGTACCAAACTGAAAAACTTTGTCTTGATAACActtgataataataatataacCTCAAATTCACCTCATTTGTGATGCAACCGATGAGTCTCATAAAAACAACACACATCGAAAATCATGAAAGGTTATGTTGTTTTGTTGTGAAAAATTATTGCATGCATGGCTTGCTtcataattgtaattttttcacaCTTATGTACTCTGACAGTTTAAGAACTTACCATTTTAGTGACTTCTATACATATGATTGAGAAAGTAAGTAACGGTGTACCTCTAAAATTTATGATTGCGTAGACAGCAAAGAGATTTTTTAGCGCCCAGGGACATTGATAAGCCAACAACTATCGAAGACCATGGCGATGTTAGCTGAAGGAAAATCCAAAACCAAATGGGTTCTCAATCCGAGAGGCTCAAATGCAATGGAGGGTAAGTAAACCAACTTagttttgatattttgaaaagatCTCAATTTAAACTCGCTGCTCCTATGCTTGTACATGTGTTTCTTACGTTTACCTCTCCATGTGCACAGAATGACCTCTACTCTCTTTACTAGCATTTTGCTCCTTACTTTGAAGAATGTCATTGATGCTGCAAAGTTATCTCTCCGCTGCCATGTTACTTCTAAAATTTTGTGACCACTGAGCACATGCGGTCATCATCAAGACTGTAGGTCAATCCTGCAGAACATGAGTATTTTTAATAAGTGATTCTGAGCATATTCTGCTAGTATCTATGTTTATAGGAGTACTGTTGAAGCACAAATATAGAGCATGTCATGGTATGTGGGTTCAATACtcaggaaaataaaatagttTGTCTGAAAGAACTCTTTGATCTTCCAAGTATCAATTCTGCTTGGGTTCAGATCTGAAAGGtgcaattttttatcaactCTGGTTGGAAGCGAAACTCCTGGTTCAGGCAATTGGAAAATGTTGTTCAAGATAGGTGAAGTACTTTCAAACGCATTCAGATTAGGTTTTAACGTCCATTTGTCATTTCTGATCGGCTTCATAGGATAGGAGTCTTCTTGATCAGGATGGTATCCAACCTGTATAGAGTTGAACATGTTTGTTGGGTTTGTGTTCATAAAAGAGTTTTCTGTATGCCTCTCTCAATTTAGGTTGCGAAAGATGGATTCAACTAGTATTGAAATGCTAACATATACTTATTTACTGACCAACTTCAACCAGCCTAATGATGCCACCGATTTGCTCAGTAATGCCAGAAGTAGTAGCATTAACAAGTGCTGAAAGACACTGAACGCTaccttttttcttctcaaacTTGTCTATTTATAGGTAGCAACAGGAATTTTCTATTTCGTTCAGAAAATTACCTCAAGCGAACTGTAGCACTCAGCATTTAGGTAATCTTTGCATTGTGAGGTCGGTATCTCTCTGCATAGCAAGTAACATTATCTGTGTCTATATGAGGTTAAAAGCTTGACTTCAGTTTTTTATCCTTCTGAACAGGTCCCTACATAATATTTTTCTCTATAGTTTTTGATCATTTTGAATTTAAGTAAGTATGTCTAAACTTTCAAATTCTGTAAGAAGGAAGAGAAAATGGTAAATAAAAATGTGACCCAGAAGTAATCAAATCTCCAGAATCAAACTCCTCAATTTATtgtccgtgtttttttttttttttttttttttttttttttttttttttttttggcttttttcaTTTATCTTGAATTCTACCACAAATAAGGTTTCGTTGTTTACCAAACACCAAGTGGACGTAcgttttaggaagttgttcgaGAGCCTGATGATGTTTTGTGACGAACTCGTGACACAAGATTTGACAACTTAAATTGAGAGTTTTACATGCACTGACTGTGCATGTGGCTGACAACCATTTTCCAAGTCAGTTCAGATTTAagtggtcaaaacttgtgtcCGGAGTTTGTCACATAATGTCGTCGGGCTCACcaactaaaattaattttactgaTATTATATTTGCAGGAATGTGCTTTGGACGAAAAATACTCGAGAAAATGGGATGGCAGTCCGGTGATGGTTTGGGTGTGAACAAGCAAGGTGTCACAGAACCCTTACGTGTCTCCTACAAAAATGATGTCAAGGGTAAGTGTTATCTAGTTATTATTTTGAAGTACCCTTAAACCCTAAAAACACCCTCTTGGTACTGCCAAAGAATGATAATGTCACatttttacctacattttaaaataccttaCTTGCATTCTGTGAATACCAGGATTTGCTAATAATGTGCATAGGTACCCTTGATTTTAGTATTGAAGTGACTGGagtgttttaaaacattttcaaaaaggcAGTTGGAAATTACCTTTTAACTACAGCTGTGCTCTCATGTAAAACTGATTTGTTCAGTTTTCGTTCGTAAAGACATAAATTATTTTACCAAGGTGTCAAATGAAACAAATCCTGCTTTCTTTTTGCTGTCAGAGCAGAAAATGACCCTTTTTTCCCCATCACCAACCAACTCttcgaaaaatataatttgtcaaAAATATGCCTTTTTGACACCTAAATGTAACACTTTCTGGGGTGCTAAGCTTAAAGTAGGATTAACCTGAATTGATCTAGATTTTCCTATTTGTCTTAATGTACCTGCAGCACAATGACAGTATAATGTATAAAACAAATTTATATTTCCACTTAAATGTGCTTCAAAGCACAATGAAATTGAAGTGAAAAGTTGATGAGTTTCATCAGTCCTGCACGTACTCAACAAgattgttttcattaaatttgacatgcTCCTGAGTGGAAAAACATATTTGTTCAAAAAATGGTATTTAGGTTTGTGTGTGGGATTTCCTGTAATCCTATTAATTTGCCTGTAACAATATTTACTTCGTTTTTCCCCCAGGTATAGGATACAAGAAAAATCTGGACAATGAATGGCTGAAAGTAGAAgatgaattttccaaaatcctGCAGAATCTATCAAATGGTGAGGATACAAATCAAAAGGAAGAAACCAACATTGAATCGTtagagaaaaaatcagaaagCTCTAAAGCTCGTTTGCAGTAAGTATCCTACAAGTTTACTCTTTTCTACATAATGATGTTCAGTTTGTATTTAGGGAGGTGCTAACCCATTTGCCTCATTTGACGAGTATACTCGTCAGCGCCCACAGGACATATCTTAGTTAATGAGTTAATTCGTAGCATCTATT contains:
- the LOC109034321 gene encoding protein O-glucosyltransferase 2; the encoded protein is MFISLGHCLHLAMIFKEFKVFFVIFFFNIYLVNYITALLFNERQSKVWGPGLNPVKIISPARYFFVQLVDDNAKKIKNQLKDPFKVRINGHSIKRHQCRVWTNILDKKDGSFIVRYKLYEICYDFEIEILTSRNTHVGGSPYKFQDPVYPDECFCPISSVPQWLKDNECNSEYAQVLKDLQSFKNVNLDEIHKVVVKKFENSRSASICNYVVLNNQIYRKCYGEHVGFKMFMDAILLSLSRKVSLPDIELFVNLGDWPLSNKNTPIPLFSWCGSNSTQDIVMPTYDLTESVLENMGRVSLDMLSVQGNIDLKWESKIPKAFWRGRDSSKERLKLIKIARAHPQLFNASLTNFFFFRDLERQYGPKDKLVSFFKFFDYKYQINMDGTVAAYRFPYLLAGDSLVFKQDSEYYEHFYSDLKPWKHYIPFNSDLSNLVERIKWAIDHDKEAKRIAVGGQTFARNNLMPQDIFCYHVYLLNEWSKRIGSDIKLRDGMEPVIQPSHNIDCNDCEGVFDVVKDEL